The Paenibacillus sp. FSL H7-0357 nucleotide sequence ATAACGAAATTAGACGGCCCCGAAGAAGAAATTCTTCGGGGCCGTCTGCAGTTAGGTGCCGGAAGATGAGCGGCAGCAGCTCTGAAGTTTAGGTTACTTGTACAAGGCCAGCAATCCGTAGGTGAGCTCGAACAGCTGCAGCAGATTCCGCGGATCTTTGCCGGTGAGGCTCTCAATCCGTTTCAGCCGGTACTGCAGTGTATTCCGGTGAATGTTCAGCGCCTCCGACGTATGCGAGACACTGCAGTTGTGGTTGATGAAGCTCCTTAGTGTCTCCAGTAAATCGGCGGTATCCTCCAGCTTGATGGTGGTATTCAGAGTGTCCGTCAGCTCCGCATGGCTCAGCTTCACCAGAAATTCGGCCTCCCCGAAATGGATGGTCTGGGCAGAGGGCTTCAGCGCCAGCAGAATTCCCATGGCCGACTTCGCCTGCCGGTAGCTCTCCGCGATACTGGCCTCCTGCTTGCCGGAAGCCAGCAGCACCTGCGGCTGGTTATGAAGAATTTGCCGGATCAGCAGATTGCAGTCCTGCTGGTTCTGGACCAGCATAAGCCAGATGTCCTCTTGGATCCGAAATGAAGGCTGCAGCAGCAGAATCTTGGCATTCTGCTCTGCCGGTGTAAAATTCTTGATATACAGGACCGTTGTTTTGAGCAGCAGATCAATATGATAAGCGGCTGCTTCTTTTCGTAATTTCTGCGAATATGCTCCCTCATGGGCCAGCAGCAGTTCCAGAAATGCCTTCTTGCGGCTCGCTTCATTGGCAAGATCCTCCAGCGTATTTCTTTGTTCAATCAGAAGAGAGACTGTTGTTCTTACGATATTGCAAAAGGGACGGACTTCATCCGGGTTGCCCGAAATTCCAATCACACCCACAGGCGCATCGCCTATAACAATCGGCTCATTGGTGCCCTTTTTTTCATAACGTCCATCCTCCCAGACCTCGACCATTTTTCCGGTGGACAGTGCTTTGACTGCCCCCTGGTGAATGGTGCCGACCCGTTCCTTTTTCCCGCTGCCGATAATGACCCCTTTCCCGTTCATAATGTTGATGTTATAGGGGATGTCCATCATCATTTTATCTACAATTTCCTGTGCCTGCTTCTCGGAAAGCTCAAACAATCGGGTTCCTCCTTTGCCAAGCCGGTTATGCTCAGTTGTGGTCTTTGGATTATAGCTTGTGCATTTGAACAAAATTATAGATGATCTTCTGTATTTATAAAAGCAGGAAGTGCTGTTCTGACAGCATGAGGCCTGAAGGAAAGAGACTGGCGGTTTCGCTGGTGACATTTCTGATAGCTCTTAGATCAGGTAATGGAGTAATTTAACATTAAATACTAGGATGGGGTGAAAGAGATGAATGACAAATCTTCAATCAGCAACGCTTTTCAAATGTTCAGCAAGGAAGCTCCGGCACATCAGGAGGCATGGATGCAGGCCGTAAAGGGACTGGGGGCTGCAAGCAAGCTGGATTCCAGAACGGAAGCGCTGGCTTACATTGCGGTACTTGCAGTGGCCAGACTTGAGAGCGGACTTCCTTTTCACGTGAAGCAGGCCAAGGCTCTGGGTGTCAGCAGAGAAGAAATCATCAGCGCTGTTCTGCTGGGGCTTCCGGCAGTAGGGAATACTGTGGTTCAATCGCTTCCTGCGGCACTTGCGGCATATGATGAAGAGTAGCCTATAATTCTATATCAAATGAACCGGCTGCATGCCTCTTAAGGGGTGTGCAGCCGGTTCTTTAATTTGCAACTTTAACAAGTTGTGAAGTGTCTAATTAAGAACGACAGCAGAATAAGGAGGGAATTCATGTACTCGGCAAGAATTTTTGGAAGGTTCGCACTGGTGGCTGCAATGCTGCTCCTTGCAGCCTGCAGCACGACACCAGCAGAACCGGAGGCCACATTGGCACCGCAGCAGTCACAGGAACAAGCTCAAGCCGGTCCAACATCAAGCCCGGAGGCAAGCGCTGCACCGGAAGAATCGGCTGATCCGACAGCACCGGCAGAACCTGAGGAAGGGATGCCTCCAACGGCACTGGAAGCTGCCGCAACGGTGATGAAGGCGCTGAAGAACAGTGATATGGAGTCGCTCGCGGCCTGGGTTCACCCGGATAAAGGCGTCCGCTTCTCACCCTATGCATATGTCGATCCCAAGAAGGATCTGGTCTTTACCCGTGATAAGCTAGAGGGGGTAATGAAAGACAACACGAAATATGAGTGGCGGGAGTTCGCCGGTTCAGGTGAACTGATTGAGCTGACCTTTGCAGAATACTTTAAGCAGTTTGTATATGATGCAGACTTTGCCGGTGATGCCGAAATCGCCCTGAATAAGGGATTGGGGCAAGGAACGACAGTCAACAATATCAACGAAGTTTATCCGAAGGAAACTCACGACTTCGTGGAGTACCATATCGACGGTATCGATCCTTCCGTCGAAGGCATGGACTGGCGCAGCCTGCGGCTGGTCTTCGAGAAGATGGGCGAAGATCGTGCGCTTGTAGGCATCGTTCACGATCAGTGGACGCCATAAAAGCCTTGGATGAACTTAACATCAGAAGAGAAGAACAGAGATTCCCCATCATTGGAGAATCTCTGTTCTGTATTGCGGAGAGGACAACGGTTACGATCGAGGTAAGAGCCGACAGCCAAACACGGCCGGCCTGGATGGCAAAGATCAAAATGGACAGCAGTATAATGGCTACGCCCAGCTGCTTGCTGAATGTTTCGAGCTTGCGTTGCAGCGGCATCTGCTTGGCTTCGGCGCTTTCAAAACGTCAATTGGAGAACGCGGAACTTTCGCTTACAGTAATCTCATTTACCCGGGTGATACGTAACTACTCTACGACAAACAGGGATGCCCCTCAGCCATTGCGGCCGGGGGCATCCCTGTTCACATTCACGGCAATCATCCCTTCGGACTATTGCAGGTTGATGATGTTGCTGATAATGACAGCGGCTTGCGCGCGGTTGGCAATACCTTTTGGCGCAAATGTGTCGGCTGTCATGCCTTTCACAATGCCTTCCCGGGTAAGCAGAGCAACTGCGTTTTTACCATAGGAAGCAATGCTCGATTTGTCTTTGAAGTTCGCAAGCAGCGCATCAGCACCGGTAACCGACTTGCCTTTGAACTTCGTCAGTGCGTTCGCGGCGATGATCGCCATCTCTTCACGCGTGATGGAGCGGTTAGGCTCGAACTTGCCTCCGCCAACACCGTTGATCAGACCACTGTTGACACCGGCGGCAACATAGCTGTAAGACCAACTCGAAGTTGCTACATCACTGAAGTCAGCCGAAACGTTCTCCAGCGGCAGGTTAAAGGCGCGGACGATCATGGTGATGAATTCAGCACGGGTCACTTCTTTGAGTGGTGCGAATGAGTTGCTGCCTACACCGTTAATGATGCCTTTAGCCGTCAATTCTTTGATAGCAGCTTCTGCCCAGGCTACTGTGCCCAGATCCGTGAAATTGACCGCCGGAACTGGTGCAGCTGTCGGCTGTGGTGTAGCCGGAACTACAGTTGGAGCCGGTGTTGCGGTTGGCGTTGCAGTTGGCGTTGCAGTTGGCGTTGCAGTTGGAGCTGGCACACTAGTATCCGGGTAAGCCGGTGTAGCCGGAACCGGCTCAAGCGCACCATTATCCATACCGTCTGCTTCCGTAGCTGCCGGAGCGGAGGCATAGATCGCATTCGCCAGTAATCTGAACTGGTTCTGCGGATGATATTTGTTCAGCAGATCGTTCGCGAACAAGGTCACATGGATGCTGTCCGTTTGATAATCCAGTGCCATTACCTGACCCTTGGCAGAATCGCTTTTCGGCCACCAGCCGGCTTTGAAGAAATCATCGCCCGTTCCGTACTTCGCCAGCACTTCAGCGCCTTCCGGAACAGCCGTGATATAAGCGGCAGATACGGTATACAGGTATTCATTGTCTGCATAAGGAGCAGTAATTACGCTGTTTTGCGAGACGGTTGCTTTGAACAAGCCTTCATGTGCTGCGGATCTGTTCGATTGGTTCACCGGATTGGAGTAATCCAGGCCCGGTAAGATATTCAGAGATTTAAGGCTGTTGAGCATTGTACGTCCATATCCGATGAACGGCTTGCCGCTGGCAATCAGGTTTGTACCTGTATTAACGAGGACGTCTGCCGCAGCAGCATCGGAAGTTACCTTAAATCCAAGATCGGCCACGATAAAGGAAGGTGCTGCGGCAATGCCAACATTCACTGGCTTGAGCAGTTTGCCTGTCTTGTCACCTGATTCGCTGAATGGCACTAGGTCGAGCAAGTATTTGGATGCTACTGTTCTCAGGTTTGATCTGGAGACCAGGAAGCTGCCTTTTTCATAGCCGGGTCCATCGTTCGAGAGCAGGGTTACTGCTTTTCGGTTCGCAAGCAAATCGTTAACCGCTTTGATCGCATCGTTGTTGCTGTTGCGGATGACGTAATTTTGCTCAAAACGATATTGATTCAGATCTGTCGCTGGAATGACGATGCTGCTAACTTGCTGTGTCTTGCCGGAGAATGCACCAGCGCTGCGGCTGATGTACCGGTCGAATCCCCGCATGTCCGCAAAATTCTGTACGGTGTCGGAATACATCGCATCGAAGTCGGATACATCCAGTCCGTCATACAGAACCAGGTTGGCATAGCCTCGTTTGGCCTGATGCATGTTCACCACATAGGTTCCTGCCGGATAAGTGACGCCATCCACGTTTACCGGAGTAATTGTCTGCTCTACCTTCACTCCATTACGAAGCAGGTATTTCACCATTTTGTATGTTTCCAGCTCGTTCTTTTGCAGATCTTTGGCTACTGGAAGCACATAATATTCAGGGAAAAAGTTACTTTCTTCCGTTTCACGCTCACGGCCGACCGATTCATATTTAGCATTTACCAAATACGGGTCAACTGCTTTGTTGTCTTCATTGTTCAAGCCGCGTTTGAAGATTTCGAGCTGGTTCAGGAACAGCTTCTCTTTGTTGTCCTGCACATAGTTAGTGGCAGCCAGAGTTGCATAATAGAAGGCGTTCAGGGAATCCTCATTCAGCTCCGGCACTTCAATGGTATGTCCAAGGGCACCTTGGTGCATCGCATAGACAGCAGTGTAAGCCGGTGAAGCATCATCCCATCCGGTAGCATTGCCATAAGGATCGGCATAATCCGGGTCATTCTTTAATTTCTCAGCTTCCAGATAAGGAATGTGGTACTCCTCATATTTGGTGTTGGCGATCCCGGCATTCCCCATTGCTGTGGCCTGCTCAATCAAATTGTCCATGACCAGATCGTATTCGACGTTCGGATCATGTGGTGGTGTGCATGGCTCGATCAGGAAGCCGCTCACGAACCCGTGCATATCCAGGAAGCTCAGCGGGGTCCACTTGGCGATTTGTGCTGTAACAGCCTGAGTCTCCGGTTGGGTCTGGTAGGAGTTGTCGCGGTTCGGGTCAAGCAGCGTTGAAGTCGCACGTGTGTTCAAAGCACGGCCATCCGGATTCTCCACATAGTCGAGCAGGAAAATCACATTGTCCAGCGCCTTGTCAATGTCCAGTGTAACCGGAACGACATTGCCGTCAGCATTGGTCGTATCATAGTTTACGATTTTCTCGGTCATCAGCGTATCCAAAAACTTAATAATAACGTCTACGCCATTGGCTTCATCCGCATGGATATTGTTCAGCCAGATGGGCACTTTATAGTCCTGCAACTGGCCGTTTTTGATCATCTCCTGCAATGCAGCAGGATCATTGTTCATCAGCGGCAGTGTTTCATTCAAATATTGGTCTACGGACGCTTTGTCCTTGGCTACGATGGAGAAGTGGATCGCCCGTCCTTGTGTGGACGTTCCGATCTGCTGATACTCCACATAACGGCCATATTTATTGTTGCTGTCGGCAGTAATGGTATCAATCGCCGGTTTGATCTCATCATATGTATGATAGGTATCATACGGGTTCAGCTTCACTTGCTGCTGTACCAGCGCTTCACCGTCAGGAGTGGTCGCCGTCAGGTTGTATACACCTGCAAGCTTCACATACTCGGCCCGGATGCCGCTAAGTGACAGGTTGGAGCCGAATGGCATATCGAAGTATACCAGAGCGGTTACCGTAGAAGGTGAGACAGTCTCATAGCTTACTTTTACGAACGGATCACCCGTATATGCTCTAACGTTAGAAGCGTTGTTCCATTTTTTCCACTGTGTTAGCGGCTTCATCTCTTCCGCCGTTCTGCCAAAATTCCAGGTGATTTGGTCTGCTGTCAGACCATCGGGAAGGGTCAATGTT carries:
- a CDS encoding carboxymuconolactone decarboxylase family protein; this translates as MNDKSSISNAFQMFSKEAPAHQEAWMQAVKGLGAASKLDSRTEALAYIAVLAVARLESGLPFHVKQAKALGVSREEIISAVLLGLPAVGNTVVQSLPAALAAYDEE
- a CDS encoding M14 family metallopeptidase, which gives rise to MSKKLLSLLIALTLTLSGILPAAYAGEVAAEAQPQVLTTPASTDSGLSSTVSSEVYQTSVPSVSTAVYQASMTEARTLPITLTLPDGLTADQITWNFGRTAEEMKPLTQWKKWNNASNVRAYTGDPFVKVSYETVSPSTVTALVYFDMPFGSNLSLSGIRAEYVKLAGVYNLTATTPDGEALVQQQVKLNPYDTYHTYDEIKPAIDTITADSNNKYGRYVEYQQIGTSTQGRAIHFSIVAKDKASVDQYLNETLPLMNNDPAALQEMIKNGQLQDYKVPIWLNNIHADEANGVDVIIKFLDTLMTEKIVNYDTTNADGNVVPVTLDIDKALDNVIFLLDYVENPDGRALNTRATSTLLDPNRDNSYQTQPETQAVTAQIAKWTPLSFLDMHGFVSGFLIEPCTPPHDPNVEYDLVMDNLIEQATAMGNAGIANTKYEEYHIPYLEAEKLKNDPDYADPYGNATGWDDASPAYTAVYAMHQGALGHTIEVPELNEDSLNAFYYATLAATNYVQDNKEKLFLNQLEIFKRGLNNEDNKAVDPYLVNAKYESVGRERETEESNFFPEYYVLPVAKDLQKNELETYKMVKYLLRNGVKVEQTITPVNVDGVTYPAGTYVVNMHQAKRGYANLVLYDGLDVSDFDAMYSDTVQNFADMRGFDRYISRSAGAFSGKTQQVSSIVIPATDLNQYRFEQNYVIRNSNNDAIKAVNDLLANRKAVTLLSNDGPGYEKGSFLVSRSNLRTVASKYLLDLVPFSESGDKTGKLLKPVNVGIAAAPSFIVADLGFKVTSDAAAADVLVNTGTNLIASGKPFIGYGRTMLNSLKSLNILPGLDYSNPVNQSNRSAAHEGLFKATVSQNSVITAPYADNEYLYTVSAAYITAVPEGAEVLAKYGTGDDFFKAGWWPKSDSAKGQVMALDYQTDSIHVTLFANDLLNKYHPQNQFRLLANAIYASAPAATEADGMDNGALEPVPATPAYPDTSVPAPTATPTATPTATPTATPAPTVVPATPQPTAAPVPAVNFTDLGTVAWAEAAIKELTAKGIINGVGSNSFAPLKEVTRAEFITMIVRAFNLPLENVSADFSDVATSSWSYSYVAAGVNSGLINGVGGGKFEPNRSITREEMAIIAANALTKFKGKSVTGADALLANFKDKSSIASYGKNAVALLTREGIVKGMTADTFAPKGIANRAQAAVIISNIINLQ
- a CDS encoding CdaR family transcriptional regulator; protein product: MFELSEKQAQEIVDKMMMDIPYNINIMNGKGVIIGSGKKERVGTIHQGAVKALSTGKMVEVWEDGRYEKKGTNEPIVIGDAPVGVIGISGNPDEVRPFCNIVRTTVSLLIEQRNTLEDLANEASRKKAFLELLLAHEGAYSQKLRKEAAAYHIDLLLKTTVLYIKNFTPAEQNAKILLLQPSFRIQEDIWLMLVQNQQDCNLLIRQILHNQPQVLLASGKQEASIAESYRQAKSAMGILLALKPSAQTIHFGEAEFLVKLSHAELTDTLNTTIKLEDTADLLETLRSFINHNCSVSHTSEALNIHRNTLQYRLKRIESLTGKDPRNLLQLFELTYGLLALYK